In Solenopsis invicta isolate M01_SB chromosome 1, UNIL_Sinv_3.0, whole genome shotgun sequence, one genomic interval encodes:
- the LOC105198630 gene encoding histone PARylation factor 1, producing the protein MSDDKDTRLQAYKDDPRIPCQYGIKCYQKNQQHHSKYKHPPKREKSPHIEEKTEKTITREKRKNPIKNDGKAQSESPPRKLQKTHESSSDRNLHNLSPSPERTDVKDNNKNDDEHVNEKAETSIERISPNGHNSPEPTKHNVAENILISDVDAEKIIMDLFLVEMPKDFYQFYEFCKSISKDNPLLACKSARLKLVGPYDVLNGKIKISSNEDDKEKYLTHWRYYYDPPEFQTVIKCEDKEGLHFGYWRDDVVEKPVFVAKNQANVNGIFEPVAENLFGAVDAYLQNRTKLANPFEKSSIIRLHSQLKNFAKQHNITLEKNTIDMRAREKRVVARTFHKAGIVVPYDKKTQLGYRDLAATDNDLQKILKQIEEATTPEERKTPIAKLDEIVRLATIAADECDFGTCLELGHDLFSNGGIHVQTRALQMLSIAYTHLKRPQLLKILKAHLKNRKNDCGLKLSVI; encoded by the exons ATGTCTGACGATAAAGACACTCGATTGCAGGCATACAAAGACGATCCGCGAATTCCTTGTCAATACGGTATTAAATGCTATCAAAAAAATCAACAGCATCACAGCAAGTACAAACACCCGCCAAAAAGAGAGAAG tCTCCACACATAGAAGAGAAAACTGAGAAGACAATTactagagaaaaaagaaagaatccTATTAAAAATGATGGTAAAGCACAATCAGAAAGTCCACCAAGAAAATTGCAGAAAACACATGAGTCTTCTTCCGACAGAAATTTACATAATCTTTCTCCAAGTCCAGAGAGAACTGATGTCAAAGATAATAATAAGAATGATGATGAACATGTTAATGAAAAAGCAGAAACATCGATTGAAAGAATATCACCGAATGGGCATAATTCACCTGAGCCAACGAAACATAATGTTGCTGAAAACATATTGATATCTGATGTGGATGCTGAAAAAATTATCATGGATCTATTTCTAGTTGAGATGCCAAAAGACTTTTATCAATTCTATGAGTTTTGTAAAAGTATATCGAAAGATAATCCTCTTTTGGCTTGTAAGTCTGCTCGCTTGAAACTTGTAGGTCCATACGATGTGTTAaatggtaaaataaaaatttcctcAAATGAGGATGATAAGGAAAAGTATTTGACACATTGGAGATATTATTATGACCCTCCGGAATTTCAG ACTGTTATAAAATGCGAGGATAAAGAGGGCTTACATTTTGGTTACTGGCGAGATGATGTTGTGGAGAAACCAGTATTTGTAGCAAAGAATCAAGCAAACGTAAATGGTATATTTGAACCTGTtgcagaaaatttatttggtgCTGTTGA cGCTTATTTGCAAAATAGAACGAAATTAGCTAATCCTTTCGAGAAGAGCAGCATAATACGTTTGCATTCACAATTGAAGAATTTTGCCAAACAACACAATATAACGCTTGAGAAAAATACCATAGACatgcgagcgagagagaaacgGGTTGTAGCGCGAACCTTTCACAAAGCAGGCATTGTGGTTCCTTATGACAAAAAGACTCAGTTGGGTTACAGAGATTTGGCGGCAACAGACA ATGACTTACAAAAGATATTGAAGCAGATAGAGGAGGCTACTACTCCGGAAGAGAGAAAAACGCCAATTGCGAAACTCGATGAAATCGTAAGGTTGGCGACAATTGCTGCGGATGAATGCGACTTTGGCACTTGCTTAGAGCTAGGACACGACCTTTTCTCAAACGGCGGGATTCATGTACAAACTAGAGCCCTGCAAATGCTATCTATTGCTTATACTCACTTGAAAAGGCCACaactattaaaaatacttaaagcacatttgaaaaacagaaaaaacgATTGTGGGTTGAAATTAAGCGTGATTTAA
- the LOC120356768 gene encoding uncharacterized protein LOC120356768 isoform X2 codes for MEIINIKEVIHTNIDRYSLKEIQNIIKEKYQRINNQLNANDYAYIERKYIKYCLEHLIDEINDSLSKHVEIENEVTYKKFIDVSNIKSFNEILSPFNESKYYKLLMKHHDLLIQHNEEALLRRFKNKFLELLLIHIDIVLKEIDFLIALVEFLDMYEKSERHLDMTKLQYLALYADISNDEFFKAVKNLIMSFNAIDHDLKLKRLQITAQLLLGARYVTLMEKYKEIIGVYFKPITVTKLMIDNRAVIEIKGGNFRLSDKQIANPIKLLLSNDPNIEEVRFICSGIIYVDADFENCMWHGKNIVVYAKAIRVCDTVTWDVSGKSATSLKPCKAGTAEDGNGINGECGESGENGGNVFIHANNIFQPQLLFIKSNGGDGSDGQSGGDGNENRQITLHTIKSLGTIYISWLNGKNLPINNLIKKSSESQIYEDIYIEAETKEGHRIYFSASKFNENLVLYKGSVGQPGGRGGMGGLGGQGGHAGKIIGCSSIIIIANVGRNGKNGATGKHGNYGRNGWDMAYISYEWDDPTYYGKDENTVLELNYYDDNESDSQRIYIPYRKYIKSKRIYAEISSRLIPKPTSTDFIEKEELSIQIERQIQVMTKKNILPDSIFAHYFQYLIKINIKSYQNFKVQMENLAKQILEKIR; via the exons atggaaataataaatattaaggaAGTAATACACACAAATATAGATAGATATTCTTTGAAGGAAATACAGAatataatcaaagaaaaatatcagAGGATAAATAATCAGCTAAATGCTAATGATTACGCGTATATAGAGAGAAAGTACATTAAATACTGTTTGGAACATTTGATTGatgaaattaatgattctttaaGTAAACACGTAGAAATCGAAAATGAAGTAAcatataagaaatttattgatgtgagtaatattaaaagttttaatgaaattctcAGTCCTTTTAATGAATCAAAATATTACAAGCTTTTGATGAAACACCACGACCTTCTGATACAACACAATGAAGAGGCCTTACTAagacgttttaaaaataaatttctggaGCTTTTACTTATTCATATTGACATTGTACTTAAAGAAATTGACTTTCTGATAGCACTGGTTGAATTTCTAGATATGTATGAGAAATCTGAACGGCACTTGGATATgacaaaattacaatatttggCCCTATATGCTGACATATCCAACGATGAGTTTTTTAAGGCAGTCAAAAATCTAATTATGAGTTTTAATGCTATCGACCatgatttaaaattgaaacgATTACAAATTACGGCACAACTTTTACTAGGTGCAAGATATGTTACCttaatggaaaaatataaagaaatcatCGGGGTCTACTTTAAGCCGATAACTGTAACAAAACTGATGATTGACAATCGAGCAGTTATCGAAATAAAAGGAGGAAACTTTCGTTTAAGCGACAAACAAATTGCAAATCCTATAAAATTACTCTTGTCAAACGATCCGAATATAGAAGAAGTACGTTTTATTTGCTCGGGTATTATATATGTCGATGCAGATTTTGAGAATTGTATGTGGCACGGAAAAAACATTGTCGTGTACGCTAAGGCGATTAGAGTTTGCGACACAGTTACATGGGATGTTTCTGGAAAATCTGCGACATCTTTAAAACCTTGTAAAGCAGGCACTGCCGAGGACGGCAATGGCATAAATGGAGAATGTGGAGAATCTGGAGAAAATGGTGGAAACGTATTCATCcatgcaaataatatatttcaaccACAGctactttttataaaatccaaCGGCGGAGATGGCAGTGATGGTCAAAGTGGCGGAGATG gaaATGAAAATAGACAAATAACACTACATACAATAAAATCTTTAGGAACGATATATATATCATGGCTAAATGGTAAAAATCTTccaattaacaatttaataaagaaatcttCAGAATCTCAAATTTATGAAGATATATACATAGAAGCTGAGACTAAAGAAGgtcatagaatttatttttctgcttccaaatttaatgaaaatcttGTATTGTATAAAGGCTCCGTAGGACAACCTGGAGGTCGTGGAGGTATGGGGGGATTAGGTGGTCAAGGAGGACATGCTGGTAAAATAATTGGATGTTCTAGCATTATTATAATTGCCAACGTAGGCAGAAATGGTAAGAACGGTGCAACAGGGAAACATGGCAATTATGGACGAAATGGTTGGGATATGGCTTATATTAGTTACGAATGGGACGATCCAACATATTACGGTAAAGACGAGAATACAGTTCTCGAACTAAATTATTATGACGATAACGAGAGTGACTCACAACGAATTTATATACCTTatcgtaaatatataaaatccaAACGTATATACGCTGAAATATCGAGTCGTCTTATTCCAAAACCAACTAGTACGGATTTCATAGAAAAAGAAGAGCTTTCAATACAGATAGAACGTCAGATTCAAGTTatgacaaagaaaaatattttaccagATTCTATCTTTGCgcattattttcaatatctaattaaaatcaatatcaaatcgtatcaaaattttaaagtacAAATGGAAAATCTTGCAAAACAAATCTtagaaaaaataagataa
- the LOC120356768 gene encoding uncharacterized protein LOC120356768 isoform X1: protein MEIINIKEVIHTNIDRYSLKEIQNIIKEKYQRINNQLNANDYAYIERKYIKYCLEHLIDEINDSLSKHVEIENEVTYKKFIDVSNIKSFNEILSPFNESKYYKLLMKHHDLLIQHNEEALLRRFKNKFLELLLIHIDIVLKEIDFLIALVEFLDMYEKSERHLDMTKLQYLALYADISNDEFFKAVKNLIMSFNAIDHDLKLKRLQITAQLLLGARYVTLMEKYKEIIGVYFKPITVTKLMIDNRAVIEIKGGNFRLSDKQIANPIKLLLSNDPNIEEVRFICSGIIYVDADFENCMWHGKNIVVYAKAIRVCDTVTWDVSGKSATSLKPCKAGTAEDGNGINGECGESGENGGNVFIHANNIFQPQLLFIKSNGGDGSDGQSGGDGKDGKAGTGISYFCLKNMFAKHFFLTGNENRQITLHTIKSLGTIYISWLNGKNLPINNLIKKSSESQIYEDIYIEAETKEGHRIYFSASKFNENLVLYKGSVGQPGGRGGMGGLGGQGGHAGKIIGCSSIIIIANVGRNGKNGATGKHGNYGRNGWDMAYISYEWDDPTYYGKDENTVLELNYYDDNESDSQRIYIPYRKYIKSKRIYAEISSRLIPKPTSTDFIEKEELSIQIERQIQVMTKKNILPDSIFAHYFQYLIKINIKSYQNFKVQMENLAKQILEKIR from the coding sequence atggaaataataaatattaaggaAGTAATACACACAAATATAGATAGATATTCTTTGAAGGAAATACAGAatataatcaaagaaaaatatcagAGGATAAATAATCAGCTAAATGCTAATGATTACGCGTATATAGAGAGAAAGTACATTAAATACTGTTTGGAACATTTGATTGatgaaattaatgattctttaaGTAAACACGTAGAAATCGAAAATGAAGTAAcatataagaaatttattgatgtgagtaatattaaaagttttaatgaaattctcAGTCCTTTTAATGAATCAAAATATTACAAGCTTTTGATGAAACACCACGACCTTCTGATACAACACAATGAAGAGGCCTTACTAagacgttttaaaaataaatttctggaGCTTTTACTTATTCATATTGACATTGTACTTAAAGAAATTGACTTTCTGATAGCACTGGTTGAATTTCTAGATATGTATGAGAAATCTGAACGGCACTTGGATATgacaaaattacaatatttggCCCTATATGCTGACATATCCAACGATGAGTTTTTTAAGGCAGTCAAAAATCTAATTATGAGTTTTAATGCTATCGACCatgatttaaaattgaaacgATTACAAATTACGGCACAACTTTTACTAGGTGCAAGATATGTTACCttaatggaaaaatataaagaaatcatCGGGGTCTACTTTAAGCCGATAACTGTAACAAAACTGATGATTGACAATCGAGCAGTTATCGAAATAAAAGGAGGAAACTTTCGTTTAAGCGACAAACAAATTGCAAATCCTATAAAATTACTCTTGTCAAACGATCCGAATATAGAAGAAGTACGTTTTATTTGCTCGGGTATTATATATGTCGATGCAGATTTTGAGAATTGTATGTGGCACGGAAAAAACATTGTCGTGTACGCTAAGGCGATTAGAGTTTGCGACACAGTTACATGGGATGTTTCTGGAAAATCTGCGACATCTTTAAAACCTTGTAAAGCAGGCACTGCCGAGGACGGCAATGGCATAAATGGAGAATGTGGAGAATCTGGAGAAAATGGTGGAAACGTATTCATCcatgcaaataatatatttcaaccACAGctactttttataaaatccaaCGGCGGAGATGGCAGTGATGGTCAAAGTGGCGGAGATGGTAAAGATGGAAAAGCTGGAACGGgtatttcttacttttgtttgaaaaacatgtttgcaaaacatttttttttaacaggaaATGAAAATAGACAAATAACACTACATACAATAAAATCTTTAGGAACGATATATATATCATGGCTAAATGGTAAAAATCTTccaattaacaatttaataaagaaatcttCAGAATCTCAAATTTATGAAGATATATACATAGAAGCTGAGACTAAAGAAGgtcatagaatttatttttctgcttccaaatttaatgaaaatcttGTATTGTATAAAGGCTCCGTAGGACAACCTGGAGGTCGTGGAGGTATGGGGGGATTAGGTGGTCAAGGAGGACATGCTGGTAAAATAATTGGATGTTCTAGCATTATTATAATTGCCAACGTAGGCAGAAATGGTAAGAACGGTGCAACAGGGAAACATGGCAATTATGGACGAAATGGTTGGGATATGGCTTATATTAGTTACGAATGGGACGATCCAACATATTACGGTAAAGACGAGAATACAGTTCTCGAACTAAATTATTATGACGATAACGAGAGTGACTCACAACGAATTTATATACCTTatcgtaaatatataaaatccaAACGTATATACGCTGAAATATCGAGTCGTCTTATTCCAAAACCAACTAGTACGGATTTCATAGAAAAAGAAGAGCTTTCAATACAGATAGAACGTCAGATTCAAGTTatgacaaagaaaaatattttaccagATTCTATCTTTGCgcattattttcaatatctaattaaaatcaatatcaaatcgtatcaaaattttaaagtacAAATGGAAAATCTTGCAAAACAAATCTtagaaaaaataagataa